One Prunus dulcis chromosome 7, ALMONDv2, whole genome shotgun sequence DNA segment encodes these proteins:
- the LOC117635223 gene encoding stemmadenine O-acetyltransferase-like, which produces MGSSIHSLVEITSRKIIKPSSPTPNHLKTLKLSLLDQMFPPTLYGTLLFFYTNHWHGADFASKASKRLQESLSKTLVLFYPLAGRLKGPAFVECNDEGAHFLEAKVNCQLADFLQQPEPKLLNHLIPETDSETAQVALGSVILLVQINFFNCGGIAIAVSPSHKIADVTSLYTFARTWAAINRDEDQYDDGVGGQLALPEFNGGNLLPSRDLPAIPKTLETPSENLTTRRFVFDVSKMASLKAKIEGVVQNFIPTNVQLVLAIILKCAIAASHNSKPGTPIRPTVLFQMVNLRRRMLPELTQNAMGNWFWPLPVLFNEDETQLHELVSTMRKGLTDFVNEKANRFKGVEGFLAVLECIRERDPLLKSKKGINLYRATSLCKLPLYEMDFGWGKPTWVTSKGGYKNVIALLDTKFCDGIEAWVTLDEQEMAIFESDEELLAYLVPSTPAQTMFDIKSSIKLKSNM; this is translated from the coding sequence ATGGGTAGTTCTATCCATTCTCTTGTCGAAATCACCTCAAGAAAGATCATTAAGCCATCATCTCCAACTCCTAATCACCTTAAAACTCTCAAGCTCTCTCTTTTGGATCAAATGTTTCCTCCTACGTTATATGGAACCCTCTTGTTTTTCTACACCAACCATTGGCATGGTGCCGATTTTGCTTCCAAAGCTTCTAAGCGGTTGCAAGAGTCTCTATCCAAAACTTTGGTTCTCTTCTATCCATTGGCTGGCCGGCTCAAAGGTCCTGCGTTCGTCGAGTGCAACGATGAAGGGGCTCATTTCTTGGAAGCTAAGGTTAACTGCCAGCTTGCAGATTTTCTTCAACAACCAGAGCCCAAATTACTCAATCACTTGATCCCCGAGACCGATTCTGAAACAGCTCAAGTAGCCTTGGGGTCTGTTATTTTGCTTGttcaaatcaatttttttaactgCGGAGGAATTGCTATTGCAGTATCTCCTTCGCACAAAATTGCAGATGTAACATCGCTCTACACATTCGCACGAACATGGGCCGCCATAAATCGTGATGAAGATCAATATGATGATGGAGTTGGAGGGCAATTAGCGTTGCCGGAGTTTAATGGAGGAAATTTGTTGCCGTCTAGAGACTTACCGGCCATCCCAAAGACCTTGGAAACGCCTAGTGAAAATTTAACTACTAGGAGATTTGTGTTTGATGTCTCAAAGATGGCAAGTCTCAAGGCCAAAATTGAGGGTGTTGTCCAAAACTTCATCCCCACAAACGTACAACTAGTTTTGGCAATCATCTTAAAATGTGCTATTGCTGCTTCTCATAACTCCAAGCCTGGGACTCCAATCAGGCCAACAGTGCTGTTCCAAATGGTAAACTTGCGCCGGAGAATGCTCCCGGAGCTGACACAAAATGCCATGGGGAATTGGTTTTGGCCACTTCCAGTCTTGTTCAATGAGGATGAGACCCAATTACACGAGTTGGTGAGCACGATGAGGAAAGGTTTGACAGACTTTGTCAATGAGAAGGCAAACAGATTTAAAGGTGTAGAGGGATTCTTGGCAGTCCTTGAATGCATTAGAGAGAGGGACCCACTTTTAAAGAGCAAGAAGGGCATCAATCTTTATAGGGCCACAAGTCTGTGCAAGCTCCCTCtgtatgaaatggactttggaTGGGGAAAACCTACGTGGGTCACCAGCAAAGGCGGCTATAAGAACGTAATTGCGTTGTTGGATACAAAGTTTTGTGATGGAATTGAAGCTTGGGTGACCCTTGATGAACAAGAAATGGCCATATTTGAGTCTGACGAAGAGCTCCTTGCATATTTGGTTCCCTCAACCCCAGCACAAACAATGTTTGATATCAAGTCTTCAATAAAGTTGAAATCTAATATGTGA